In Streptomyces venezuelae, the sequence CTGACGCGTGGCCGGATCGTCTACCGATACAAGTAGATCTTGCTCTCACTCCTGCCTGGGCATCCGTCCCGGTGCGGGTGGTGGCACTGACCCGGAGAACCTCACCAACATGAAGGTCAAGCCGAGCGTCAAGAAGATCTGCGACAAGTGCAAGGTGATCCGCCGTCACGGCCGGGTCATGGTCATCTGCGACAACCTGCGCCACAAGCAGCGCCAGGGCTGACGCACGCCGACCGACCTGCCTTCCGCAGTTCTTCGCGCGACGTAAGAAAACGTACATACGCAGAACCCGCCCAGCCCTTCACGGGGCCGGCGGTACCTCCGGCGGGGGCCGGGGACCCGGGCGTACCATCACTCCACTTCGGGGTGGTCGGCGGTCGGGGTCGGTTCTGCTGAAGACCCCCGAACACACAGGAGCCATTGAATGGCACGCGTTTCCGGTGTTGACATCCCGCGCGAAAAGCGCGTGGAGATCGCACTCACCTACGTCTTCGGTATCGGGCGCACCCGGTCCAAGGAGATCCTCGCCTCCACCGGCGTGAACCCGAACACCCGCGTTCGTGACCTGGCCGAAGAGGACCTCGTCAAGATCCGCGAGTACGTGGACGCCAACCTCCGTACCGAGGGTGACCTCCGCCGCGAGATCCAGGGCGACATCCGCCGCAAGATCGAGATCCAGTGCTACCAGGGTATCCGCCACCGTCGCGGCCTCCCGGTGCACGGTCAGCGCACCAGCACCAACGCGCGTACCCGCAAGGGCCCGCGTCGCGCGATCGCCGGTAAGAAGAAGCCGGGCAAGAAGTAGTCCTGTTCAGCGGTCTTGCGCTGTAGGACCGACCACCTCCCGTAGGAGATTTAGATGCCCCCCAAGGGTCGTCAGGGCGCTGCCAAGAAGGTGCGCCGCAAGGAAAAGAAGAACGTCGCTCACGGGCACGCCCACATCAAGAGCACGTTCAACAACACCATCGTTTCGATCACCGACCCCTCGGGCAACGTGATCTCCTGGGCCTCCGCCGGCCACGTCGGCTTCAAGGGCTCGCGCAAGTCCACCCCCTTCGCCGCGCAGATGGCCGCCGAGTCGGCCGCCCGCCGCGCGCAGGAGCACGGCATGCGCAAGGTCGACGTCTTCGTCAAGGGTCCCGGCTCCGGCCGTGAGACCGCGATCCGCTCCCTCCAGGCCACCGGCCTCGAGGTCGGCTCGATCCAGGACGTCACCCCCACCCCGCACAACGGCTGCCGCCCGCCGAAGCGCCGCCGCGTCTGACGCAGCGGACGCACCTGTGCGTTCTTGAGTGTCCGGGCGGTACGACCCCTTCGGGGGACGTACCGCCCGTACCCTTGCAGTAGCCGTACCCCTGG encodes:
- the rpmJ gene encoding 50S ribosomal protein L36 — its product is MKVKPSVKKICDKCKVIRRHGRVMVICDNLRHKQRQG
- the rpsM gene encoding 30S ribosomal protein S13, whose amino-acid sequence is MARVSGVDIPREKRVEIALTYVFGIGRTRSKEILASTGVNPNTRVRDLAEEDLVKIREYVDANLRTEGDLRREIQGDIRRKIEIQCYQGIRHRRGLPVHGQRTSTNARTRKGPRRAIAGKKKPGKK
- the rpsK gene encoding 30S ribosomal protein S11 encodes the protein MPPKGRQGAAKKVRRKEKKNVAHGHAHIKSTFNNTIVSITDPSGNVISWASAGHVGFKGSRKSTPFAAQMAAESAARRAQEHGMRKVDVFVKGPGSGRETAIRSLQATGLEVGSIQDVTPTPHNGCRPPKRRRV